From a region of the Salmo trutta chromosome 10, fSalTru1.1, whole genome shotgun sequence genome:
- the LOC115201772 gene encoding foot protein 1 variant 1 — translation MQKAPYSLVKRLPIPWSKGSLSPGQKAPYPLVKRLPIPWSKGSLFPGQKAPYSLVKRLPIPWSTGSLSPGQKAPYPLVNSLPIPWPKGSLSPGQKAPYPLVKRLPTPWSKAPYPWSKGSLSPGQRASYPLVKSLPIPWSKGSLSPGQQAPYPLVKRLPIPWSKGSLTPGKQSPYPLAKRLPISWSTGSLSPGQKAPYPLVNRLPIPWSTGSLSPGQQAPYPLVKRLPIPWSKGSLSPGQQAPYPLVKRLPIPWSTGFLSPGQRAPYPLVNRLPIPWSTGSLSPVNRLPIPWSKGSLSPGQQASYPLVKGLPIPWSTGSLSPGQRAPYPLVNGLPIPWSKGSLSPGQKAPYPLVKRLPIPWSKGSLSPGQKAPYPLAKSLPIPWSTGSLSPGQK, via the exons ATGCAAAAGGCTCCCTATTCCCTGGTCAAAAGGCTCCCTATTCCCTGGTCAAAAGGCTCCCTATCCCCTGGTCAAAAGGCTCCCTATCCCCTGGTCAAAAGGCTCCCTATCCCCTGGTCAAAAGGCTCCCTATTCCCTGGTCAAAAGGCTCCCTATTCCCTGGTCAAAAGGCTCCCTATTCCCTGGTCAACAGGCTCCCTATCCCCTGGCCAAAAGGCTCCCTATCCCCTGGTCAACAGTCTCCCTATCCCCTGGCCAAAAGGCTCCCTCTCCCCTGGTCAAAAGGCTCCCTACCCCCTGGTCAAAAGGCTCCCTACCCCCTGGTCAAAGGCTCCCTACCCCTGGTCAAAAGGCTCCCTATCCCCTGGTCAAAGGGCTTCCTATCCCCTGGTCAAAAGTCTCCCTATCCCCTGGTCAAAGGGCTCCCTATCCCCTGGTCAACAGGCTCCCTATCCCCTGGTCAAAAGGCTCCCTATCCCCTGGTCAAAAGGCTCCCTAACCCCTGGTAAACAGTCTCCCTATCCCTTGGCCAAAAGGCTCCCTATCTCCTGGTCAACAGGCTCCCTATCCCCTGGTCAAAAGGCTCCCTATCCCCTGGTCAACAGGCTCCCTATCCCCTGGTCAACAG GCTCCCTATCCCCTGGTCAACAGGCTCCCTATCCCCTGGTCAAAAGGCTCCCTATCCCCTGGTCAAAGGGCTCCCTATCCCCTGGTCAACAGGCTCCCTATCCCCTGGTCAAAAGGCTCCCTATCCCCTGGTCAACAGGCTTCCTATCCCCTGGTCAAAGGGCTCCCTATCCCCTGGTCAACAGGCTCCCTATCCCCTGGTCAACAGGCTCCCTATCCCCGGTCAACAGGCTCCCTATCCCCTGGTCAAAAGGCTCCCTATCCCCTGGTCAACAGGCTTCCTATCCCCTGGTCAAAGGGCTCCCTATCCCCTGGTCAACAGGCTCCCTATCCCCTGGTCAAAGGGCTCCCTATCCCCTGGTCAACGGGCTCCCTATCCCCTGGTCAAAGGGCTCCCTATCCCCTGGTCAAAAGGCTCCCTATCCCCTGGTCAAAAGGCTCCCTATCCCCTGGTCAAAAGGCTCCCTATCCCCTGGTCAAAAGGCTCCCTATCCCCTGGCCAAAAGTCTCCCTATCCCCTGGTCAACAGGCTCCCtatcccctggtcaaaagtag